The Nocardia vinacea genome contains the following window.
TGGTCGCTGAGGATTTCGTGATGAGATGCCAAGCTTCACTGCACCACACACCCCGGGGCCTGTGGGGTGCCGGCGAAACGGTCGGCCAGGAAGTTCATGCCGCCCAAGGCTTCGCCCGCGGCGGCTCCGATGTGCGTCGGGAACAGCGAGTGGATCGCGGTGAGGGTGGCGCCCTGAGCGCAGTAGGTATCGACGAGGGCGGTGTAGCCGGCGACGGGGATCTTCTCGTCGGCCATGCTGTGGTACAGGTACAGCGGGGTGTCGGGGGCGCTACGGCCGAGTTCATTGGGCATGGCGGCGTTGCGGAAAGCGGGCTGCGCCAGCAGGTTCGGGACCGCGGCCAAGTCGTCGACGTGGATGTCGGAGTATTCCTGAGCCAGATCCGCACCGCAGCCGGAGGTGTCCGCGGTGAGCAGCGCCCGGCGGCCCCTGTCGTTCAGCAAGTCGGCCAACCGGGAGTCGGGCTCATTGCGGGCCAGCCCGAGCAGGATCAGTATCGCCCCTGCGGCGCTGTCGGCACGTTGTGCCACAGCCGGGATATCGGTGGGGATTCCGCCGGCGCTGGTGCCGACGAATCGCACGTCTGGTGCATATTCCTGACGCAACTGTGTGGCCCACAGGGTGGCGAAGGCTCCACTCGAGTATCCCCAGGCGCCGATCGGGCTCGCGGCATCGATGCCGGCCGGTAAGAAGGACCGGGCGGCCCGGATTCCGTCCAGGACTCCACGCCCGGATGTCACGCCGTCGAAGAGCCGGGACTGCGGCCCTTCGTAATCGCTGACCACGACGGCCCATCCCCGCCGCAGTGCGTCCGCGATGAACGGCGCATCCTGCATGGCGCTCGCCATGTCGCTGTCGCTTCCGCCGCGCAGCGTGGACGACGGTGCACAGCGGGTGTCGAGACTGTTCTCGGGTACCTGGTACGACAACACCGGCCGCGGCCCGTTCCAGGGCACCGGAGGCACCAGCACCGTGGTGACGTCCAGTTGTGGATGCTCTTCGGAATCGGTTGTGCGATACCGTAATTGCCACGCCGCGACCGGTATCGGCAGACCGAGTAGTGGGATAGTCCGCGCTCCGAGCACCGCGCCGTTGGGATGTGACGCGAGATCGGTGGGTGCGGCATAGAAGGGGTCGTCACCGGGGGACAGCACTGCGGCTCGCGCGACCGGCATCGACAATGCTGCCGCCAGCATGATCATGGCGAGAGTGAGGGGCGCAAGCCATTGTCGGCCGATCCGCCACCGCATCACTGGTTGCCGGGGCGAGCCGTCGTCCGGCGGACCAGGCACATCTGTAGCCGAACACGCTGTGCGGCAAGCATTTTTCCGATATGTAGACAACATATGCCGGGATTCCATCACGCCTCCCGCGTCCAACTATCCGACGCGCAGGCACTCTGGGCCCGCACCAAACCGGTCACACCACTCGGGGTTGAGGTCACGATAACATAACGATTTAACATTCACATCTGGGAAGTTTCCAACAACTGCCGAGACCGCCCAGTAGGTCGCAGAGGGCTCGCCGGACCGAGCGGATCCGGCACAAGCGCTTGGCCTCGAGATGACGGGCTATTGCTTGGCATACGCGTGCTGTCACGCCAGCCTGTGATCCGTGCACGTCGGTGCGCCCAACAAAACCGGATGTCGGAGGCGTAA
Protein-coding sequences here:
- a CDS encoding lipase family protein → MIMLAAALSMPVARAAVLSPGDDPFYAAPTDLASHPNGAVLGARTIPLLGLPIPVAAWQLRYRTTDSEEHPQLDVTTVLVPPVPWNGPRPVLSYQVPENSLDTRCAPSSTLRGGSDSDMASAMQDAPFIADALRRGWAVVVSDYEGPQSRLFDGVTSGRGVLDGIRAARSFLPAGIDAASPIGAWGYSSGAFATLWATQLRQEYAPDVRFVGTSAGGIPTDIPAVAQRADSAAGAILILLGLARNEPDSRLADLLNDRGRRALLTADTSGCGADLAQEYSDIHVDDLAAVPNLLAQPAFRNAAMPNELGRSAPDTPLYLYHSMADEKIPVAGYTALVDTYCAQGATLTAIHSLFPTHIGAAAGEALGGMNFLADRFAGTPQAPGCVVQ